A window of the Branchiibius hedensis genome harbors these coding sequences:
- a CDS encoding glycerate kinase, which translates to MTARVVIAPERWGEVDAPQIAEAMARGWRERNPATDVVSCPQSNGGADLVGVLAAARPDATVGVLPTRGPAGTEVPTPYVHVEDQGYRTAYLPMAQGLRPDGAVGDSYGTGQAIRELIWAGARRIVIGLADSGTLDGGSGLIAALADRPSQADHQHLAADVAGAARRVVRDHGVRLIAAYDTAIPLLGLTGAAATAQGSLGLDPYVAQAAEARMSAWAQQLQTALPGRPDLLTGATHRYDRTPGAGAGGGAGFALAVLGAELRPACEVVAEATGLGAAVLAADLVVTATLVFDWQQLTDSVVMQVGSVAQSGARPALVLAGRVDVGRRELMSLGFSGGYGVVQSPRTPLPCGAAQVVAAAQHLAHRVAGTWTPTHRRSDG; encoded by the coding sequence GTGACCGCTCGGGTTGTCATCGCGCCGGAGCGCTGGGGCGAGGTCGACGCGCCGCAGATCGCGGAGGCGATGGCGCGCGGGTGGCGGGAGCGCAATCCCGCGACCGACGTGGTCAGCTGTCCGCAATCGAACGGCGGCGCCGATCTCGTCGGCGTGCTTGCCGCAGCGCGACCCGACGCCACGGTGGGGGTGCTGCCGACGCGAGGACCAGCCGGAACGGAGGTTCCCACCCCTTACGTTCACGTCGAGGATCAGGGTTACCGCACGGCGTACCTGCCCATGGCCCAGGGTCTCCGCCCGGACGGTGCGGTCGGCGATTCCTACGGGACCGGGCAGGCGATCCGCGAACTGATCTGGGCGGGCGCCCGGCGGATCGTGATCGGGCTGGCCGACAGCGGCACGCTGGACGGCGGGTCGGGGCTGATCGCGGCACTGGCCGACCGCCCCTCGCAGGCTGACCACCAACACCTGGCCGCCGACGTAGCCGGTGCGGCCCGGCGGGTGGTGCGTGATCACGGCGTACGCCTGATCGCCGCCTACGACACCGCCATCCCGCTGCTCGGTCTGACCGGAGCGGCCGCGACCGCCCAGGGCAGCCTCGGGCTCGACCCGTATGTCGCGCAGGCGGCCGAGGCCCGGATGAGTGCATGGGCCCAGCAGCTGCAGACGGCGCTGCCGGGTCGCCCGGACTTGTTGACCGGCGCCACGCACCGCTACGACCGGACGCCAGGAGCCGGCGCCGGCGGGGGAGCCGGCTTCGCTCTCGCGGTGCTGGGGGCCGAGCTGCGTCCGGCGTGCGAGGTGGTGGCCGAGGCGACCGGACTGGGCGCGGCGGTCCTGGCCGCTGATCTGGTCGTGACCGCGACCCTGGTCTTCGACTGGCAGCAACTGACCGACAGTGTGGTGATGCAGGTCGGGTCGGTGGCCCAGTCGGGTGCCCGACCCGCGTTGGTCCTGGCCGGCCGGGTCGACGTCGGGCGCCGGGAGCTGATGAGTCTCGGCTTCTCCGGCGGGTACGGCGTCGTGCAGTCCCCGCGCACCCCACTTCCCTGTGGAGCGGCGCAGGTCGTTGCGGCAGCGCAGCACCTGGCCCATCGGGTGGCCGGGACCTGGACACCCACCCACCGTCGGTCCGATGGATGA
- a CDS encoding glutathione S-transferase family protein: MVQGSYVEKSYERDTRYINDRITAGGSGQWPVEPGRYRLVVSRACPWASRLVITRRLLGLEDAISMGICGPTHDADSWTFDLDPGGLDPVLKIPRIKDAYDKREPGYPRGITVPAIVEVASGKVVTNDFAPMELDLITQWGGFQRPGAPDLYPQALREEMDPLMRRIYTEVNNGVYRCGFAGTQEAYDDAYDRLFTALDWLSDHLSSRRYLMGEHITVADIRLFTTLVRFDPVYHGHFKANRSKLSEMDVLWAYARDLFWTPGFGDTVNFPQIKQHYYRVHRDINPTGVVPDGPDLANWADPHDRQALGGSPFGGGTPPGPIAAGERIDPADNPFAGPDGLLVRPAGS, from the coding sequence ATGGTGCAGGGCAGTTACGTCGAGAAGTCCTACGAGCGCGACACGCGCTACATCAACGACCGCATCACTGCGGGCGGCTCGGGTCAGTGGCCGGTGGAGCCGGGCCGTTACCGGTTGGTGGTGAGCCGGGCCTGTCCGTGGGCCAGCCGGCTGGTGATCACCCGGCGATTGTTGGGGTTGGAGGACGCGATCTCGATGGGGATCTGCGGACCCACCCACGACGCGGACAGTTGGACCTTCGACCTGGATCCCGGTGGGCTCGATCCGGTGCTGAAGATCCCGCGGATCAAGGACGCCTACGACAAGCGCGAGCCCGGCTACCCGCGCGGCATCACGGTGCCTGCGATCGTCGAGGTCGCCAGCGGCAAAGTCGTGACCAACGACTTTGCGCCGATGGAGTTGGATCTGATCACCCAATGGGGCGGATTCCAACGGCCCGGGGCACCGGATCTGTATCCGCAGGCGCTGCGCGAGGAGATGGATCCGCTGATGCGGCGGATCTACACCGAGGTCAACAACGGCGTCTACCGGTGCGGGTTCGCCGGTACCCAGGAGGCGTACGACGACGCCTACGACCGGCTGTTCACGGCCCTTGACTGGCTGAGCGATCACCTGAGCAGTCGGCGCTACCTGATGGGGGAGCACATCACCGTCGCCGACATCCGGCTGTTCACGACCCTGGTTCGTTTTGACCCCGTCTACCACGGCCACTTCAAGGCCAACCGGAGCAAGTTGTCCGAGATGGACGTGCTGTGGGCCTACGCCCGCGACCTGTTCTGGACCCCCGGCTTCGGGGACACCGTGAATTTTCCGCAGATCAAGCAGCACTATTACCGCGTACATCGCGACATCAATCCGACCGGGGTCGTCCCCGACGGCCCGGACCTGGCCAACTGGGCCGATCCGCACGACCGTCAGGCCCTCGGCGGCAGCCCCTTCGGCGGCGGTACACCGCCGGGACCGATCGCTGCCGGGGAGCGGATAGACCCGGCCGACAACCCCTTCGCGGGTCCGGACGGTCTGCTGGTGCGTCCCGCCGGATCGTGA
- a CDS encoding dipeptidase, producing the protein MPEVRRDLEALTRIPSVSLGSFDQAHVDHSAEAVAALLRAEGLEVQIVREGGAPAVLAHKPGPAGAPTITLYAHHDVQPPGDESDWDSKPFEPVERDGRLYGRGAADDKAGVMAHIAALRAHGDRLPVGVNIFVEGEEEAGSESLPTILEKHGDALAADAIVLADSQNWEIGTPALTTTLRGLVRAVVTVRTLSHSVHSGMFGGPLPDALTALAQLLTRLHDDNGDVAVPGLVTDDVTELAYDEQRLRAESGALPGTRLIGTGSILQRLWGKPTMTVIGIDAPSVATASNTLVASARAKLSMRIAPSQDPQVAWAALRDFVLAQDVWGAQVEIDLDDIGPGFSAHTQGPVYDATRAAFTQAWDGTDPVDIGVGGSIPFVAAFAERFPQAAILVTGVEDPDTRAHGANESLHLGEFERVCLAEALLLEQLGAQAKADS; encoded by the coding sequence ATGCCGGAGGTCAGACGGGACCTGGAGGCGCTGACCCGCATCCCCAGCGTGTCCCTCGGGTCCTTCGACCAGGCGCACGTCGACCACAGCGCCGAGGCGGTGGCTGCTCTGTTGCGCGCGGAGGGACTCGAGGTCCAGATCGTGCGCGAGGGCGGAGCACCCGCCGTACTCGCACACAAACCCGGCCCCGCAGGCGCGCCGACCATCACGCTCTACGCGCACCACGACGTACAACCACCCGGCGACGAATCAGACTGGGACAGTAAGCCGTTCGAACCCGTTGAGCGCGACGGGCGGCTCTATGGCCGCGGCGCTGCCGACGACAAGGCAGGGGTGATGGCGCACATCGCCGCGTTGCGAGCGCACGGGGACCGGTTGCCGGTCGGTGTGAACATCTTCGTCGAGGGTGAGGAAGAGGCCGGCTCGGAATCGCTGCCCACCATCCTGGAGAAGCACGGGGACGCCTTGGCCGCCGACGCGATCGTGCTGGCCGATTCGCAGAACTGGGAGATCGGCACTCCGGCGCTGACCACCACGTTGCGCGGCCTGGTGCGCGCCGTGGTCACCGTCCGCACGCTGTCGCACAGCGTGCACTCCGGGATGTTCGGGGGACCGTTGCCCGACGCCTTGACCGCGCTCGCCCAGTTGCTGACCCGACTGCACGACGACAACGGGGATGTCGCCGTACCCGGTCTGGTCACCGACGACGTGACCGAATTGGCGTACGACGAGCAGCGGCTACGCGCCGAATCCGGCGCCCTGCCGGGCACCCGGCTGATCGGGACCGGCTCGATCCTGCAGCGGTTGTGGGGCAAACCCACGATGACCGTCATCGGGATCGACGCACCGAGTGTCGCGACCGCATCCAACACCCTGGTCGCGTCGGCCCGGGCCAAACTGTCGATGCGGATCGCGCCGAGCCAGGATCCGCAGGTGGCCTGGGCGGCGCTGCGGGACTTCGTGCTCGCACAGGACGTGTGGGGCGCTCAGGTCGAGATCGACCTTGACGACATCGGGCCCGGCTTCAGCGCACACACCCAGGGGCCGGTGTACGACGCGACCCGGGCCGCGTTCACCCAGGCATGGGACGGCACCGACCCGGTCGACATCGGGGTCGGCGGGTCGATCCCGTTCGTCGCGGCCTTCGCCGAACGCTTCCCGCAGGCCGCCATCCTGGTCACCGGCGTGGAAGATCCGGACACCCGCGCACACGGCGCCAACGAGAGCTTGCACCTGGGCGAGTTCGAGCGAGTCTGTCTGGCTGAGGCGTTGCTGTTGGAGCAGTTGGGTGCGCAGGCGAAGGCGGACAGCTGA
- the erpA gene encoding iron-sulfur cluster insertion protein ErpA — MTSSTDTGTPTQSETHAVLLTDVAAAKVKSLLEQEGRDDLRLRVGVQPGGCSGLIYQLYFDERTLDGDLVRDFDGVEVVVDRMSAPYLDGATIDFADTIEKQGFTIDNPNAGSSCACGDSFS; from the coding sequence ATGACCTCATCGACCGACACCGGGACCCCGACCCAGTCCGAGACCCACGCTGTCCTGTTGACCGACGTGGCTGCCGCGAAGGTCAAGAGCCTGCTGGAGCAGGAAGGTCGCGATGACCTGCGCCTGCGCGTCGGTGTGCAGCCGGGTGGCTGCTCCGGCCTGATCTACCAGCTCTACTTCGATGAGCGCACGCTCGACGGGGACCTGGTGCGTGACTTCGACGGTGTCGAGGTCGTGGTCGACCGGATGAGCGCGCCCTACCTGGACGGCGCCACCATCGACTTCGCCGACACCATCGAGAAGCAGGGATTCACCATCGACAACCCCAACGCCGGCAGCTCCTGCGCCTGCGGTGACTCCTTCAGCTGA
- a CDS encoding DUF937 domain-containing protein — MSDLDSILSQLPIDQIAGALGVSPDEVQDAASKAVPALVGGMAANAADGGEQSLADALQQHAGNNPQSLDDIDVEDGSKIVSNVFGDNSDQVVQHLGATTPGGGDLLKKLLPMLAPMVMAFLAGKVFTGHKDAAGATTAAAAPAGDGSGPVSLPGNLGDAAAASGQAGASGGGLSDILGSVLGGGAGGSGSGGGIGDILGGLLGGGAGGSGGGGGIGDILGGLLGGGKK, encoded by the coding sequence ATGAGCGACCTCGATTCCATTTTGTCCCAGCTACCCATCGACCAGATCGCCGGAGCCCTCGGCGTCAGCCCCGACGAGGTCCAGGACGCCGCCAGCAAGGCTGTGCCCGCACTCGTGGGCGGAATGGCGGCCAACGCCGCCGACGGTGGGGAACAGTCGCTGGCCGATGCGTTGCAGCAGCACGCCGGCAACAACCCGCAGAGCCTGGACGACATCGACGTCGAGGACGGCAGCAAGATCGTCAGCAACGTCTTCGGCGACAACTCCGACCAGGTCGTCCAGCACCTTGGCGCGACGACCCCCGGCGGAGGTGACCTGCTGAAGAAGTTGCTGCCGATGCTCGCCCCGATGGTGATGGCGTTCCTGGCCGGCAAGGTCTTCACGGGCCACAAGGACGCGGCCGGTGCCACCACGGCAGCGGCCGCCCCCGCCGGCGACGGCTCCGGTCCGGTGTCCCTGCCCGGCAACCTGGGCGACGCGGCGGCTGCGTCCGGTCAGGCGGGCGCTTCCGGCGGCGGCCTCAGCGACATCCTGGGCAGCGTCCTGGGCGGTGGCGCCGGAGGCTCTGGCTCCGGCGGCGGCATCGGCGACATCCTGGGCGGCCTGCTCGGCGGCGGCGCCGGAGGTTCCGGTGGTGGCGGCGGCATCGGCGACATCCTGGGCGGCCTGCTCGGCGGCGGCAAGAAGTAA
- a CDS encoding DUF3043 domain-containing protein, translating to MSEVLGTGETAKKGRPTPKRKESEAALRRPLVPEDRKSAKKEARSQAREERARVRAAQLAGDESALPPKDRGPIKSYIRDIVDSRLNVGELILPLMLVVLVLTFLPVRALQFGGLLVVWLILVAGVIDSALLWRRVKRKVVAKFGTPPPKGSAFYTIMRSFQMRMSRIPRPQVKRGAAID from the coding sequence GTGAGCGAGGTCTTGGGGACCGGTGAGACGGCCAAGAAGGGCCGCCCCACTCCGAAGCGGAAAGAGTCCGAGGCGGCGCTGCGTCGACCCCTGGTGCCTGAGGATCGCAAGTCGGCCAAGAAGGAAGCCCGCAGTCAGGCCCGCGAGGAGCGTGCCCGGGTGCGTGCGGCTCAGTTGGCCGGGGACGAAAGCGCGTTGCCGCCCAAGGACCGTGGACCGATCAAGAGCTACATCCGCGACATCGTGGACTCCCGACTCAACGTCGGTGAGCTGATCCTGCCGTTGATGCTGGTCGTGCTGGTGCTGACCTTCCTGCCCGTGCGCGCCCTGCAGTTCGGCGGCCTGCTGGTGGTCTGGCTGATTCTGGTCGCGGGGGTCATCGACTCCGCGCTGTTGTGGCGCCGGGTGAAGCGCAAAGTCGTCGCCAAGTTCGGCACCCCGCCGCCCAAGGGCAGCGCTTTCTACACGATCATGCGTTCGTTCCAGATGCGGATGTCGCGCATCCCGCGTCCTCAGGTCAAGCGCGGCGCCGCGATCGACTGA
- a CDS encoding carbohydrate kinase family protein gives MRIAITGSIATDHLMTFSGRFADSLVVEQLDKVSLSFLAQDLQIRRGGVAANISFGMARLGQRPILVGAVGEDFEDYRSWLERHGVDCESVHVSETQHTARFVCTTDDDMAQIATFYAGAMSEARDIELAPVAARVGGLDLVLIGANDPEGMHRHTSECRTRGIPFVADPSQQLAFADGPFIRELIDGAAYLFTNEYEAHLTEQKTGWSAEEILDRVGTRVVTQGSKGAVIQRAGEPEIHVPVAGEVRRADPTGVGDAFRAGYLCGLSWGLEPTVCAQIGSMLATYVIETVGTQEYRLTGPDFLRRLEAAYGEATAAAVRPHLHVR, from the coding sequence ATGCGGATTGCCATCACCGGGTCGATTGCGACCGATCATCTGATGACCTTCAGCGGCCGTTTCGCCGACTCGCTGGTCGTTGAGCAGCTGGACAAGGTCTCGCTGTCCTTCCTGGCCCAGGACCTGCAGATCCGGCGCGGCGGAGTCGCAGCGAACATCAGTTTCGGGATGGCCCGTCTCGGGCAGCGCCCGATCCTGGTCGGAGCGGTCGGCGAGGACTTCGAGGACTATCGGTCGTGGCTGGAGCGACACGGCGTCGATTGCGAGTCGGTGCACGTCTCCGAGACCCAACACACTGCGCGGTTCGTCTGCACCACCGATGACGACATGGCCCAGATCGCCACGTTCTACGCCGGGGCGATGAGCGAGGCCCGCGACATCGAACTGGCCCCGGTCGCCGCCCGGGTCGGCGGCCTGGATCTGGTCCTGATCGGCGCCAACGACCCCGAGGGGATGCACCGGCACACCAGCGAGTGCCGCACCCGGGGGATTCCCTTCGTCGCGGACCCGTCCCAGCAGTTGGCCTTCGCCGACGGCCCGTTCATCCGGGAACTCATCGACGGCGCGGCCTACTTGTTCACCAACGAGTACGAAGCGCACCTGACCGAGCAGAAGACCGGGTGGAGTGCCGAGGAGATTCTCGATCGGGTCGGCACCCGCGTGGTCACCCAGGGCAGCAAGGGCGCGGTCATCCAGCGCGCGGGCGAACCAGAGATCCACGTGCCGGTGGCCGGTGAGGTACGCCGCGCGGACCCGACCGGGGTCGGCGACGCCTTCCGTGCCGGGTACCTGTGCGGCCTGTCCTGGGGTCTCGAACCCACCGTGTGCGCCCAGATCGGGTCCATGCTCGCGACGTACGTCATCGAGACGGTGGGAACCCAGGAGTACCGACTGACCGGCCCGGACTTCCTGCGACGCCTGGAGGCGGCGTACGGCGAGGCGACGGCCGCGGCCGTGCGACCGCACCTGCACGTGCGCTGA